In Crinalium epipsammum PCC 9333, the following are encoded in one genomic region:
- a CDS encoding Hpt domain-containing protein, protein MDSGKQKIVFYFIEEAQEHLETLEKGILDLRAVMEDQERVNEMFRAAHSVKGGAAMLGFDSIKTTAHKLEDCFKILRENPVPVDQKLESMFLKVYDTLQILVEQLQGPFGLREDEAEKAVKEAEPNFAKLEAYLNKLLTGGAAEAPAPVTPQPKQVAKQTQVAAPNITAQVTEILKKMLQVFKQQETPATRQQLESLCKQLLKLGSGVETWQTLIKITYKAIVNPKNSYRNLAPVLIKEIKQASDLLATGKSSAIALSPSLKQLATPPQVAPTPTPAAAPQQITIPVEPKSAAKVIIQAFNKKQLSELVVLLHKAAR, encoded by the coding sequence GTGGATTCAGGAAAACAGAAGATTGTTTTTTATTTCATTGAGGAAGCCCAAGAACACCTTGAAACCCTGGAAAAAGGCATACTAGATTTGCGTGCTGTGATGGAAGACCAGGAAAGGGTCAATGAAATGTTTCGCGCTGCCCATTCTGTGAAAGGAGGAGCAGCGATGCTTGGCTTTGACAGTATTAAGACAACTGCTCACAAATTAGAGGATTGCTTCAAAATTCTGAGAGAAAACCCAGTTCCTGTGGATCAAAAGCTAGAAAGTATGTTCTTAAAAGTGTATGATACTCTTCAAATCTTAGTTGAACAGTTACAAGGACCTTTTGGTTTACGGGAAGATGAGGCTGAAAAAGCAGTAAAAGAAGCAGAGCCAAATTTTGCAAAACTTGAAGCTTATCTTAACAAATTGTTAACAGGTGGTGCAGCAGAAGCCCCCGCCCCAGTAACACCTCAACCCAAACAAGTTGCCAAACAAACACAAGTTGCTGCTCCTAATATTACCGCGCAAGTGACAGAAATTCTCAAAAAAATGTTGCAAGTTTTTAAGCAGCAGGAAACACCCGCAACTCGTCAACAACTTGAATCACTATGTAAGCAACTGCTCAAATTAGGATCAGGTGTAGAAACTTGGCAAACATTAATTAAAATTACCTACAAAGCAATTGTTAATCCAAAAAATTCTTATCGGAATTTAGCTCCTGTATTAATTAAAGAAATTAAACAGGCAAGCGATCTTTTAGCTACGGGAAAAAGTAGTGCGATCGCACTGAGTCCTAGTTTAAAACAATTGGCTACCCCTCCCCAAGTTGCCCCAACACCAACACCTGCGGCTGCACCTCAGCAGATTACTATACCAGTAGAACCCAAATCAGCAGCCAAAGTTATTATTCAAGCTTTTAATAAAAAGCAGCTTTCTGAGTTAGTAGTTTTACTTCACAAAGCTGCCCGCTAA
- a CDS encoding alpha/beta fold hydrolase, whose protein sequence is MSVLDRSWKHEYITTNGIKLHYVTQGEGSLMLMLHGFPEFWYSWRDQIPEFAKDFKVVALDLRGYNDSDKPQAQSAYIMDEFIQDVEGVIKGLGYDKCVLVGHDWGGAIAWSFAYAHPEMIEQLIILNMPHPAKFSDGLRTPQQLLRSSYFFLFQLPGIPEWLLQSSDYQAIETAFTGMAVNKNAFTKADIEAYKDAAGKRGALTAMLNYYRNIFQHGLLNRQWRILEVPTLLIWGESDTALGKELTYGTEMYVQNFTIKYIPNCSHWVQQEQPQMVNQYMREFLANYAISE, encoded by the coding sequence ATGTCTGTTTTAGATCGTTCTTGGAAACACGAATATATCACCACCAACGGTATCAAGCTACACTACGTCACTCAAGGAGAAGGTTCCTTGATGCTAATGCTGCATGGGTTCCCTGAGTTTTGGTACTCTTGGCGCGATCAAATCCCAGAATTTGCCAAAGATTTTAAAGTTGTTGCCCTTGATCTACGTGGCTACAACGATAGCGATAAGCCTCAAGCGCAATCTGCATACATAATGGACGAGTTTATCCAAGATGTTGAGGGCGTAATTAAGGGGTTGGGTTATGACAAATGTGTATTAGTTGGGCATGACTGGGGCGGTGCGATCGCTTGGAGTTTCGCTTATGCTCACCCAGAAATGATCGAGCAACTAATTATATTAAATATGCCTCACCCAGCTAAATTTTCCGATGGTTTACGCACTCCCCAACAGTTGCTACGTAGCTCATACTTTTTCCTCTTCCAACTACCAGGTATACCAGAATGGCTTTTACAGTCATCCGACTACCAAGCAATTGAAACCGCCTTCACTGGTATGGCAGTTAACAAAAATGCTTTTACCAAAGCTGATATAGAAGCCTATAAAGATGCTGCTGGCAAGCGTGGCGCTTTAACAGCTATGCTCAACTATTACCGGAACATCTTTCAGCACGGGCTACTAAATCGCCAGTGGCGTATCCTAGAAGTTCCCACCTTATTGATTTGGGGAGAAAGTGATACCGCGCTGGGTAAAGAACTCACTTACGGTACAGAAATGTATGTGCAAAACTTTACAATCAAGTACATCCCTAACTGTAGTCATTGGGTACAGCAAGAGCAACCCCAAATGGTAAATCAATATATGCGCGAGTTCCTGGCAAATTATGCTATTTCTGAATAA
- the rdgB gene encoding RdgB/HAM1 family non-canonical purine NTP pyrophosphatase translates to MKPLVVATGNLGKLREMQAYLTDLGWELRLKPAELEIEETGETFSENARLKASQVALATGEWAIADDSGLEVDALGGAPGVYSARYGNTDSERIERLLRELGDNQNRQAQFACAVALARPDGSIALEAEGVCRGEILDATRGSGGFGYDPVFYVPEVQQTFAEMTPELKRSLSHRGFAFQALLPRLMADN, encoded by the coding sequence ATGAAACCGCTAGTTGTAGCTACTGGTAATTTGGGGAAGTTGCGGGAGATGCAGGCGTATTTAACTGATTTAGGTTGGGAATTACGGTTAAAGCCTGCTGAATTGGAAATTGAGGAGACAGGTGAGACATTTAGCGAAAATGCTCGTCTTAAGGCATCCCAAGTAGCTTTAGCTACTGGAGAATGGGCGATCGCAGATGATTCTGGGTTAGAAGTTGATGCCCTTGGTGGTGCGCCTGGTGTATATTCGGCTCGTTATGGTAATACTGACAGTGAGCGGATTGAGCGATTGTTGCGCGAGTTGGGTGATAATCAAAATCGCCAAGCACAGTTTGCTTGTGCAGTTGCTTTAGCTCGTCCTGATGGTTCAATTGCCTTAGAAGCTGAAGGCGTTTGTCGTGGGGAGATTCTAGATGCTACTCGTGGTAGTGGTGGATTTGGTTACGATCCAGTTTTTTATGTTCCTGAAGTGCAGCAAACCTTTGCAGAGATGACACCAGAGTTAAAGCGATCGCTTAGTCATCGAGGTTTTGCTTTTCAAGCTTTATTACCTCGACTGATGGCTGATAACTGA
- a CDS encoding P-II family nitrogen regulator, with protein MKKVEAIIRPFKLDEVKIALVNAGIVGMTVSEVRGFGRQKGQTERYRGSEYTVEFLQKLKVEIVVEDNQVDMVVDKIISAARTGEIGDGKIFITPVDQVIRIRTGEKNLEAV; from the coding sequence TTGAAGAAGGTAGAAGCGATTATTCGACCCTTTAAACTAGATGAAGTCAAAATCGCCTTAGTCAACGCTGGCATTGTCGGGATGACAGTTTCTGAAGTTCGGGGCTTCGGACGGCAGAAAGGTCAAACTGAACGCTATCGCGGTTCCGAATATACTGTTGAGTTCCTACAAAAACTCAAAGTAGAAATCGTCGTAGAAGATAACCAGGTTGACATGGTAGTTGACAAAATCATTTCTGCCGCCCGCACAGGCGAAATTGGGGATGGCAAGATCTTCATCACGCCAGTAGATCAAGTTATCCGTATTCGGACTGGGGAAAAGAACTTGGAGGCGGTTTAA
- a CDS encoding FGGY-family carbohydrate kinase, translated as MDLYLGIDFGTSGARAIIIDTAGAIQAEAQYPFIQSNTDLAAIWQTALFNLIEQIFPEVKSKIKAIAINGTSSSVLLCDAAGKPVDTPILYNDARGVAVRDKLTEIAPPNHTVLSVTSSLAKLLWWWKCREVIYNASTYFLHQADWLAFLLHGKLGISDYHNALKLGYDVENLCYPSWLENQPFSHLFPQVLSPGTPISEITPDIARRFNLPSDCIVCTGTTDSIAAFIASGANFPGEAVTSLGSTLVIKLLSNTRIDDASYGIYSHRLGDLWLVGGASNTGGAVLREFFTDTELENLSKEIDANKESPLDYYPLLKEGDRFPINDPNLPPKLKPRPNSPVEFLHGLLESIARIEALGYQRLQQLGATQLTRVYTAGGGAKNPTWTNIRARHLQVPITPPQHTAAAFGTALLALRKSPCNSTL; from the coding sequence ATGGATTTATACCTTGGTATTGATTTTGGTACTTCCGGCGCACGTGCTATAATAATTGATACAGCAGGCGCTATCCAAGCTGAGGCGCAATATCCTTTTATACAGTCAAATACAGATTTAGCTGCAATTTGGCAAACAGCTTTATTTAACTTAATTGAGCAAATTTTCCCCGAAGTTAAAAGTAAAATTAAAGCTATAGCTATTAACGGTACTTCCTCCAGCGTTTTACTCTGCGATGCTGCTGGTAAACCTGTTGATACTCCCATCTTATATAACGATGCGCGGGGTGTAGCAGTAAGGGATAAATTAACAGAAATTGCACCACCAAACCATACAGTATTAAGCGTAACTTCTAGTCTTGCCAAACTTTTATGGTGGTGGAAATGTAGAGAGGTTATATATAATGCCTCTACATATTTTTTGCATCAAGCAGACTGGTTAGCTTTTCTATTACATGGCAAGCTAGGTATTAGTGATTATCATAATGCTTTAAAACTCGGTTACGATGTCGAAAATCTTTGCTATCCTTCTTGGTTAGAAAATCAACCTTTTAGTCACTTATTCCCTCAAGTTTTATCCCCAGGAACACCTATTAGTGAAATAACACCAGATATTGCTCGTCGGTTTAATTTACCTTCAGATTGTATTGTATGTACAGGCACTACTGATAGTATTGCTGCATTTATCGCTAGTGGTGCTAATTTTCCTGGTGAAGCTGTTACGTCGCTTGGTTCTACTTTAGTAATAAAACTGTTAAGTAATACCCGTATAGATGATGCTAGTTATGGGATTTATAGTCATCGTTTGGGAGACTTATGGTTAGTTGGTGGCGCTTCTAATACTGGTGGGGCAGTGTTGCGAGAATTTTTTACTGATACCGAGTTAGAAAATCTCAGTAAAGAAATTGATGCAAATAAGGAAAGTCCTCTGGATTATTATCCGTTATTAAAAGAGGGCGATCGCTTCCCCATTAATGACCCAAACTTACCCCCAAAACTAAAACCACGCCCCAATTCTCCTGTAGAATTCCTACATGGTTTACTCGAAAGTATTGCCCGTATTGAAGCATTAGGTTATCAAAGGTTACAACAACTAGGCGCTACCCAACTTACTCGCGTTTATACCGCAGGTGGTGGTGCAAAAAACCCAACTTGGACAAATATTCGCGCCCGTCATTTACAAGTACCTATCACCCCGCCACAACACACCGCCGCCGCATTCGGTACAGCTTTATTAGCATTGCGAAAAAGCCCTTGCAACTCCACCCTCTAA
- a CDS encoding UvrD-helicase domain-containing protein has translation MTQTTDYLSHLNLSQRRAVEHFCGPLLVVAGAGSGKTRALTYRIANLILKQRVDPANILAVTFTNKAAREMKDRIQKLFAQQQAEEQYGKPWEALTNEQQTRLRSRVYNSFIKDLWIGTFHSLFSRILRFDIEKYQDEKGRRWNKNFSIFDESDVQSLIKEIVTKQLNLDDKKFEPRAVRSVISNAKNQGLSPKEFEQAEINYRGRIIAEVYSIYQNKLAENNALDFDDLILVPVKLFQQNEHILEYWHRKFHHILVDEYQDTNRIQYEIIRLLSTNGETNKNNWDWSNRSIFVVGDVDQCQPPGSKVLTSEGYLPIEKLNPQQHWLVSYNRSTSDFVGLKGGLKFGKATRDFAGKLVIVKAGGKKTRCTPNHRWPIKWVSHENNKYHIVYLMRRGELYRVGSCPLFTSNGKLELWQLAKQEKAEAAWILSSLDKADRAAEKVSAIANEYGIPKTTFEVSSDVNSDDLLALVQDCLSHYGKDLNYPIYTPEIAFKRNPTASQIDIEAANLVSGIMMIAVERESKELIWETISSIQQEDYTGSVYSLKVDKHYVYFTDGLLTHNSIYSFRGADYTVLLEFQDDFGDGLPDDDTRSMIKLEENYRSRENILQAANKLIENNTQRIDKILKPTREAGEQIYCYKADDEIAEAEFVINQVRSLKRKDAEIDWGDFAILYRTNAQSRAMEDALVRCGIPYTIVGGLKFYDRKEIKDAIAYLRVIVNPADTVSLLRIINTPRRGIGKASIDAVAAVSQELSVPLWEILQDETSVKTLAGRAAKQITSFVELISHWQKQLDTLSALDIVQGVTKDSGYIQDLQNQGTDEADNRLENIQELYNAVQQFEEENEDSKLETFLQSASLSSDLDNLKEGDSRISLMTLHSAKGLEFPIVFLVGLEQGLLPHTRSLNDPVALEEERRLCYVGITRAQERLYLSHACERRLWGSREPAIRSQFLKELPSEFVSSNVAAAVPRRVSQPKSNITSEDSNATSQKWQVGDQVVHPSFGVGEITHVFGTEKKVSVAVKFANLGQKIIDPKIGKLQRLE, from the coding sequence ATGACTCAAACTACTGACTACCTTAGCCATCTCAACTTATCTCAACGTCGTGCTGTAGAACACTTTTGCGGCCCCTTGCTGGTGGTTGCTGGGGCAGGAAGCGGTAAAACCAGGGCGCTGACTTATCGTATTGCAAATTTGATTCTTAAGCAGCGCGTTGATCCAGCAAATATCCTAGCCGTGACTTTTACTAATAAGGCGGCGCGGGAGATGAAAGATAGAATTCAAAAGTTGTTTGCTCAACAACAAGCCGAGGAACAATATGGTAAACCTTGGGAAGCATTGACAAATGAGCAGCAAACAAGATTGCGATCGCGTGTTTACAACTCTTTTATAAAAGACCTTTGGATTGGTACTTTTCACAGCTTATTTAGTCGCATTCTCAGATTTGATATTGAGAAGTATCAAGACGAAAAAGGGCGACGTTGGAATAAGAATTTTTCTATATTTGATGAATCTGACGTTCAAAGCTTAATTAAAGAAATTGTCACCAAGCAACTTAATTTGGATGACAAAAAATTTGAACCTCGTGCTGTTCGCTCTGTCATCAGCAACGCTAAAAACCAAGGTTTATCCCCCAAAGAATTTGAGCAAGCAGAAATTAATTATCGTGGTCGGATAATTGCTGAAGTTTACAGTATTTATCAAAATAAATTAGCTGAAAATAATGCTTTAGATTTTGATGATTTGATTCTTGTGCCTGTGAAATTATTTCAACAAAATGAGCATATATTAGAATACTGGCATCGCAAATTTCATCATATTTTAGTAGATGAATATCAAGATACTAATAGAATTCAATATGAAATAATTAGATTATTATCCACTAATGGAGAAACTAATAAAAATAATTGGGATTGGAGTAATAGATCTATTTTTGTGGTCGGAGATGTAGATCAATGTCAGCCTCCAGGTAGCAAAGTATTAACCAGTGAGGGATATTTACCGATTGAAAAGTTGAATCCTCAGCAACATTGGTTAGTCAGTTATAACAGAAGTACTTCGGATTTTGTTGGCTTGAAAGGTGGGTTAAAATTTGGTAAAGCTACACGGGATTTTGCTGGCAAGCTAGTGATAGTTAAAGCTGGAGGTAAAAAGACTCGTTGCACCCCTAATCATCGTTGGCCTATTAAATGGGTTAGCCATGAAAATAATAAGTATCATATAGTTTATTTGATGCGGCGGGGAGAATTGTACCGCGTTGGGTCTTGTCCTTTATTTACTAGCAATGGTAAGCTGGAATTATGGCAGCTTGCGAAACAAGAAAAAGCGGAGGCTGCTTGGATTTTATCGAGTTTAGATAAGGCAGATCGTGCTGCGGAAAAAGTTTCAGCAATTGCTAATGAATATGGTATTCCTAAAACTACATTTGAAGTAAGTAGTGACGTTAATAGTGATGATTTACTAGCGTTAGTCCAAGATTGCTTATCCCACTATGGCAAAGACTTAAATTATCCAATTTATACGCCTGAAATTGCATTTAAGCGAAATCCAACAGCCAGCCAGATAGATATAGAAGCAGCTAATCTCGTGTCTGGAATTATGATGATTGCTGTAGAAAGGGAGAGTAAAGAATTAATTTGGGAAACAATCAGCAGTATTCAGCAGGAAGATTACACGGGATCTGTATATAGTTTAAAGGTAGATAAACACTATGTTTATTTTACTGATGGGCTGCTAACTCATAATTCTATATATAGCTTTCGTGGGGCAGATTATACTGTTTTACTAGAATTCCAAGATGATTTTGGGGACGGTTTGCCGGATGATGATACCCGCTCTATGATTAAATTAGAGGAAAATTATCGCTCTAGGGAAAATATTCTTCAAGCGGCTAATAAGTTGATTGAAAATAATACGCAGCGTATTGATAAGATTCTTAAGCCAACACGGGAAGCTGGAGAGCAAATTTATTGTTATAAGGCGGATGATGAGATAGCGGAAGCGGAATTTGTAATTAATCAAGTTCGCAGTTTAAAACGGAAGGATGCGGAGATTGATTGGGGTGATTTTGCAATTCTTTACCGTACAAATGCTCAGTCTCGTGCAATGGAAGATGCGCTAGTACGTTGTGGAATTCCATATACGATAGTTGGAGGGTTAAAGTTTTATGATCGCAAAGAAATTAAAGATGCGATCGCATACTTGCGAGTAATCGTTAATCCTGCGGATACAGTTAGTTTATTGCGGATAATTAACACTCCGCGTCGTGGGATTGGTAAAGCTAGTATTGATGCTGTTGCTGCTGTTTCCCAAGAATTAAGCGTACCTTTGTGGGAAATTCTGCAAGATGAAACATCTGTTAAAACTTTAGCTGGACGTGCTGCTAAACAGATTACCAGTTTTGTAGAGTTAATTAGCCACTGGCAAAAACAACTGGATACGCTTTCAGCTTTGGATATTGTTCAAGGTGTAACGAAGGATTCTGGATATATCCAAGATTTGCAAAATCAAGGCACTGATGAAGCTGATAACCGTCTGGAAAATATTCAGGAATTATATAATGCAGTTCAGCAATTTGAAGAAGAGAACGAAGATTCTAAATTAGAAACTTTTCTCCAAAGTGCTTCCTTATCTTCTGATTTGGATAATTTGAAAGAGGGAGATTCACGTATATCTCTGATGACTCTACATTCTGCTAAAGGACTAGAGTTTCCGATAGTATTTTTAGTAGGATTAGAGCAAGGGTTATTGCCGCATACTCGTAGTTTAAACGATCCAGTCGCGTTAGAAGAAGAGCGACGGCTTTGTTATGTGGGGATTACTCGCGCCCAAGAACGACTATATTTGAGTCATGCGTGTGAACGTCGCCTTTGGGGTTCCCGCGAACCAGCAATTCGTTCTCAGTTTTTGAAAGAATTACCTAGTGAGTTTGTGTCTAGTAATGTTGCGGCTGCTGTTCCCAGGAGAGTTAGCCAGCCAAAAAGTAATATTACTAGCGAAGATTCCAACGCAACAAGTCAAAAGTGGCAAGTAGGGGATCAGGTTGTCCATCCTAGTTTTGGAGTTGGTGAAATTACTCATGTTTTTGGGACGGAAAAGAAAGTCTCTGTAGCTGTGAAATTTGCCAATCTTGGTCAAAAAATTATTGATCCTAAGATTGGTAAATTGCAACGCTTGGAATAG
- a CDS encoding SIMPL domain-containing protein, with protein MNQIVSYNWRSLLRDRSKNLFLFLSIISLTACQAASSQQNLPGFPNSASRIVTVSGRGLVHIPKTISQVRLGVEIQGKTSTEVQQQIAKRSSAVVELLKSRQEVEKLETTGINLTPNYSYKNGKQSITGYSGNNIVSFQIEPKKTGNLLDQAVKAGATKINNVTLVASDSNIADAQKQAIREASADANKQADAALSALELKQREIIGIQINGANMPPPMQPMSLLDNQHMKLAQVNATTPIVAGEQQVQAFVTLQIRY; from the coding sequence ATGAATCAAATTGTCTCCTATAATTGGCGATCTTTGTTGCGCGATCGCTCAAAAAATTTGTTTTTATTTCTGAGTATAATTAGCTTAACCGCCTGCCAAGCAGCTTCTTCTCAGCAAAATCTCCCTGGTTTTCCCAATTCTGCCTCTAGAATAGTTACCGTTTCCGGTCGAGGACTTGTCCATATTCCTAAAACTATCTCCCAAGTGCGTTTAGGTGTAGAAATTCAAGGCAAAACCTCTACAGAAGTACAACAGCAGATAGCAAAACGCTCATCTGCGGTAGTAGAACTCCTGAAATCTCGTCAAGAAGTTGAAAAACTTGAGACTACTGGCATTAACCTGACACCTAATTACAGCTATAAAAATGGCAAGCAAAGTATTACCGGATATTCTGGCAATAACATTGTCAGCTTTCAAATAGAACCTAAAAAAACTGGAAATTTATTAGATCAAGCGGTCAAAGCTGGAGCTACTAAAATAAACAATGTTACCTTAGTAGCCTCGGACAGTAACATTGCAGATGCTCAAAAGCAAGCTATCCGTGAAGCCTCCGCAGATGCCAATAAACAAGCTGATGCCGCTTTGAGTGCCTTAGAGCTTAAACAGCGAGAAATTATCGGCATTCAAATCAATGGAGCTAATATGCCTCCACCAATGCAGCCTATGTCCCTACTTGATAATCAACACATGAAGTTAGCACAAGTAAATGCTACGACACCTATAGTCGCTGGTGAACAGCAGGTACAAGCTTTTGTCACCCTACAAATTAGATATTAA